One segment of Paenibacillus sp. FSL R7-0337 DNA contains the following:
- a CDS encoding Gfo/Idh/MocA family oxidoreductase — protein MSKKKYALVGTGGRAEFFYGALVTAYNETSELVAFCDVNQTRMNFANHMLTGKYDYHEVPTYKAEDFDRMITETRPDFVLVTTIDRTHHKYIIRAMELGCDVISEKPMTIDEEKCREIFDAIERTGKNLRVTFNYRYAPHNTKIREVIMDGVLGEILSVNFEWLLNTQHGADYFRRWHRDKRNSGGLLVHKSTHHFDLMNFWLGSQPDTVFAMGDLRFYGRENAEKRGITEFYQRAYGSKAAENDPFALHLDRNEHLKSMYLDAEHEDGYQRDQSVFGDNISIEDTMNVMVKYKNKTVMNYSLNAYMPWEGFIIVFNGTQGRMEVRITEQSYVNSGGKKENEGALEDISIMIYPHFKEPYRVEFESSSGGHGGGDPVLLSDIFDKKQEDRFKRAASHKDGAMSIMTGIAANRSMKTGQPVRIADIWRG, from the coding sequence TTGTCCAAAAAGAAATATGCACTTGTCGGCACCGGCGGCCGGGCTGAATTTTTCTATGGCGCTCTTGTTACCGCTTACAACGAAACCTCCGAGCTGGTGGCCTTCTGTGATGTCAATCAGACACGGATGAATTTCGCCAATCATATGCTTACAGGCAAATACGATTACCATGAGGTGCCTACGTACAAGGCCGAGGATTTCGACCGGATGATCACCGAGACCCGGCCCGACTTCGTGCTGGTGACTACGATTGACCGGACGCACCACAAGTATATTATCCGCGCGATGGAGCTGGGCTGTGATGTCATTTCCGAGAAGCCGATGACGATTGACGAGGAGAAATGCCGGGAGATCTTCGACGCCATCGAGCGCACCGGCAAGAATCTGCGGGTCACCTTCAACTACCGCTACGCCCCGCATAACACGAAGATCCGCGAGGTCATTATGGACGGCGTGCTGGGTGAAATTCTGTCCGTGAACTTCGAGTGGCTGCTGAACACCCAGCATGGAGCGGACTATTTCCGCAGATGGCACCGCGACAAGCGGAACAGCGGCGGCCTCTTGGTGCACAAATCGACGCATCACTTCGACCTGATGAACTTCTGGCTGGGGTCGCAGCCGGACACGGTTTTCGCCATGGGCGACCTGCGCTTCTACGGCAGAGAGAATGCTGAGAAACGGGGCATCACCGAGTTCTACCAGCGTGCCTACGGCAGTAAGGCTGCAGAGAACGACCCGTTCGCGCTACATTTGGACCGTAACGAACATCTGAAGAGCATGTACCTGGATGCCGAACACGAGGATGGGTACCAGCGCGACCAGAGTGTGTTCGGGGACAATATCAGCATCGAGGACACCATGAATGTTATGGTCAAATACAAGAACAAGACCGTCATGAACTATTCCCTTAACGCATATATGCCGTGGGAGGGCTTCATCATCGTGTTCAACGGTACACAGGGCCGGATGGAGGTACGGATTACCGAGCAGTCCTACGTCAACTCCGGCGGCAAAAAAGAAAACGAAGGCGCGCTGGAAGACATCAGCATTATGATCTATCCGCACTTCAAGGAGCCTTACCGTGTAGAGTTCGAGAGCAGCAGCGGTGGACACGGCGGCGGTGATCCGGTGCTGCTGAGCGATATTTTCGACAAAAAGCAGGAAGACCGCTTCAAGCGCGCAGCTTCGCATAAGGACGGCGCGATGTCGATTATGACCGGCATTGCCGCTAACCGCTCCATGAAGACCGGCCAGCCGGTGCGGATTGCTGACATCTGGCGGGGGTAA
- a CDS encoding AraC family transcriptional regulator: MYEWNEMVQRMIDWVEEDLSSSPTLLKMSEQLGYSPYYCTRQFHALTGMTLRDYVWQRRIGRAALELRDTDARILDIAVKFGFSSQEAFARAFLRAFKLTPHAYRIAPQPIPLAIRAEVFTPYHYLIRERDRMRQVHLQEAEIKLELIPAHKFIGIRDIGSNNYGGFWENGHDCDEVSGTLESMSHHTLPGQLGQTAGWFYQEGCKGYLYGILVAADYDGAVPEGMECLDIPESEYLVFFHPPFDYLQDNGQVMRIVEEVAWNYDPAVMGYMWDEEEKQDYQRHFPEGYGYAVLRPVRKLD, encoded by the coding sequence ATGTACGAATGGAATGAGATGGTTCAGCGCATGATTGACTGGGTGGAGGAGGATCTCTCGTCTTCGCCTACCCTGCTGAAGATGTCTGAGCAGCTGGGGTATTCGCCGTATTACTGCACCAGGCAATTTCATGCTCTGACCGGTATGACGCTGCGGGATTATGTCTGGCAGCGCCGAATTGGCCGGGCGGCACTGGAGCTTAGGGACACGGATGCGCGCATTCTGGATATTGCCGTGAAGTTTGGGTTTTCCTCCCAGGAGGCGTTCGCACGGGCCTTTCTCAGAGCCTTCAAGCTCACTCCCCATGCCTACCGCATAGCTCCACAGCCGATCCCGCTGGCTATTCGTGCCGAGGTGTTCACTCCTTATCATTATCTGATCAGGGAGCGGGATAGAATGAGACAGGTGCATTTGCAGGAAGCGGAGATTAAGCTTGAGTTGATACCGGCGCATAAGTTTATTGGCATCCGCGATATCGGCTCTAACAATTACGGAGGATTCTGGGAGAATGGGCATGACTGCGATGAGGTCTCCGGAACTCTGGAGAGTATGTCGCACCATACGCTGCCTGGCCAACTGGGCCAAACGGCAGGCTGGTTCTATCAGGAGGGGTGCAAAGGATATCTATATGGTATCCTTGTCGCGGCTGACTACGACGGGGCGGTTCCGGAGGGTATGGAGTGCCTCGATATCCCGGAATCGGAGTATCTGGTCTTTTTTCATCCGCCCTTTGATTACTTGCAGGATAATGGGCAGGTGATGCGTATTGTTGAGGAAGTGGCCTGGAATTATGATCCTGCGGTTATGGGCTATATGTGGGACGAAGAGGAGAAACAGGATTATCAGCGGCATTTCCCTGAGGGTTACGGGTATGCGGTGCTGCGGCCGGTCCGTAAATTAGACTAA
- a CDS encoding glycoside hydrolase family 3 C-terminal domain-containing protein produces MSTQNIGVPLEGFAEFSRTVAAEGAVLLKNEGQVLPLGNGESVAVFGRIQVNYYRSGTGSGGSVHVAYTTNLLDGLRSKKNISVNEELAAAYEAWIGLNPFDDGGKVWAAEPWNQKEMPLTDELVKQARSQSAKAVVVIGRTAGEDQDNADTAGSYRLTEDEKAMLVSVTAHFEQTIVVLNVSNIMDMSWVNDAAYVNPISAVIYSWHGGMEGGHAIADVLAGEVTPSGKLTDTIAYSIEDYPSTRNYGNEFKNLYEEDIYVGYRYFETFCPDKVQYEFGYGISYTTFKLEPEEAKLVNQAGEPQIEIGVTVTNTGAVYTGKEVVQVYYEAPQGQLGQPAKALAAFAKTKLLEPGESQRLTVSFPLHSMASYDDAGVTGHASAYVLEAGTYRFYAGTSVKAVSAVLLDGQEGYVLEELKVVEQLEEAMAPTESFMRMKPGARKADGSYELVSSEVPTRKVDLAERIERNLPQTLAQTGNQGYTLRDVHDGKVSMSTFIAQLSDQDLAAIVRGEGMSSPLVTPGTASAFGGVSDSLFSYGIPVAATADGPSGIRMDSGAKATQVSIGTLLAATWNAELVEALYVMEGQELLRNQVDALLGPGLNIRRSPLNGRNFEYFSEDPLISGIFAAACTRGIMKGGSNATLKHFACNNQEKHRSKVDAVVSERALREIYLKGFEIAVKQGGANSIMTSYNPVNGHWAASNYDLNTTLLRGEWGFQGIVMTDWWAIMNDVVNGGPADRKNMNWMVRAQNDVYMVVSNYGAEVNAYDDNTIASLENGTLTRGELQRCAINICEFIMKAPVFSRKHEIIEAVDTFKADLAIAAEHVQVLSENAQVTPAVSGPTYIQADEAGQYRIIVSIMSPEPELAQSACNLTLNGQAVTTIQTNGTEGRWIRQKLVKVELEAGRYELKLDFVKPGLQIEWIEFKQV; encoded by the coding sequence TTGAGTACACAGAACATTGGAGTGCCGTTAGAGGGTTTTGCAGAATTTAGCCGGACGGTAGCCGCAGAAGGCGCGGTACTGCTTAAGAATGAGGGACAGGTGCTTCCGCTGGGTAACGGTGAGAGCGTTGCTGTTTTTGGCAGAATACAGGTGAATTATTACCGCAGCGGTACTGGATCGGGCGGTAGCGTTCACGTTGCATATACGACGAACCTGCTGGATGGACTGCGCAGCAAGAAGAACATTAGCGTGAATGAAGAACTGGCTGCAGCCTATGAGGCCTGGATCGGGCTTAACCCGTTCGATGACGGCGGCAAGGTATGGGCTGCGGAGCCGTGGAACCAGAAGGAAATGCCGCTTACGGACGAGCTGGTGAAGCAGGCACGAAGCCAGTCAGCCAAAGCGGTTGTGGTTATAGGACGTACGGCGGGCGAGGATCAGGATAATGCCGATACCGCAGGCAGCTACCGGCTGACGGAAGATGAGAAGGCGATGCTTGTCTCGGTTACGGCTCATTTTGAACAGACGATTGTGGTGCTCAATGTGTCCAATATCATGGATATGAGCTGGGTGAATGACGCCGCTTATGTGAATCCTATCTCTGCTGTGATCTATTCCTGGCATGGCGGCATGGAAGGCGGCCACGCGATTGCCGATGTTCTGGCCGGAGAGGTTACGCCAAGCGGCAAGCTGACGGACACCATCGCGTATTCCATTGAGGATTACCCGTCGACCCGCAACTACGGCAATGAGTTCAAGAACCTGTACGAGGAAGATATCTATGTAGGCTACCGCTATTTCGAGACCTTCTGCCCCGATAAGGTTCAGTATGAATTCGGCTACGGGATCTCGTACACGACCTTCAAGCTGGAGCCGGAGGAAGCGAAGCTGGTGAACCAGGCGGGCGAGCCGCAGATTGAAATTGGTGTAACTGTAACGAATACGGGAGCGGTGTATACCGGTAAAGAAGTAGTGCAGGTGTATTACGAAGCGCCGCAGGGACAGCTGGGTCAACCGGCCAAAGCGCTGGCAGCTTTCGCTAAGACCAAGCTGCTCGAGCCTGGTGAGTCTCAGCGCCTTACTGTGAGCTTCCCGCTCCATTCCATGGCTTCCTATGATGACGCTGGTGTGACCGGGCATGCTTCCGCTTATGTGCTCGAAGCCGGTACCTACCGCTTCTATGCAGGCACCAGTGTCAAAGCGGTGTCAGCAGTGCTTCTGGACGGACAAGAAGGTTATGTGCTGGAAGAGCTTAAGGTTGTGGAACAGCTGGAAGAAGCAATGGCACCTACTGAGAGTTTCATGCGGATGAAGCCGGGTGCCCGTAAGGCAGACGGTTCGTATGAGCTTGTCTCGTCTGAGGTACCTACACGCAAGGTGGATCTGGCGGAGCGGATTGAACGCAATCTGCCGCAGACGCTTGCGCAGACCGGTAATCAGGGATATACCCTGAGAGATGTCCATGACGGAAAAGTCAGCATGAGCACCTTCATTGCCCAGCTAAGCGACCAAGACCTGGCGGCGATTGTCCGGGGCGAAGGAATGAGCAGCCCTCTGGTAACTCCGGGTACGGCTTCGGCGTTCGGGGGCGTCAGCGACAGTCTGTTCAGCTACGGCATTCCGGTTGCAGCTACAGCGGACGGCCCATCCGGTATCCGTATGGACAGTGGAGCGAAGGCTACACAGGTATCGATTGGCACCCTGCTCGCCGCTACATGGAACGCAGAACTGGTGGAAGCATTGTATGTCATGGAAGGCCAGGAATTATTGCGCAACCAGGTGGATGCGCTGCTGGGACCAGGGCTGAATATCCGGCGCAGCCCGCTGAACGGGCGCAACTTCGAATATTTCTCCGAAGACCCGCTGATTTCGGGGATCTTCGCTGCCGCATGCACACGCGGAATTATGAAGGGCGGCTCTAATGCGACGCTGAAGCATTTTGCCTGCAACAACCAGGAGAAGCACCGCAGTAAGGTCGATGCTGTCGTATCGGAACGCGCGCTTCGTGAGATCTACCTGAAGGGCTTCGAAATCGCAGTCAAGCAGGGCGGGGCCAATTCGATCATGACCTCCTACAACCCTGTGAACGGGCATTGGGCGGCTTCCAACTATGACCTCAACACCACGCTGCTTCGCGGCGAATGGGGCTTCCAGGGGATCGTCATGACCGACTGGTGGGCGATTATGAATGATGTGGTGAACGGAGGGCCGGCAGACCGTAAGAATATGAACTGGATGGTCCGTGCGCAGAACGATGTGTACATGGTTGTCAGCAACTATGGGGCAGAAGTGAACGCTTATGACGACAACACGATCGCATCTCTGGAGAACGGTACCCTTACCCGCGGGGAGCTTCAGCGCTGCGCAATCAACATCTGTGAGTTCATCATGAAGGCGCCGGTGTTCTCCAGAAAGCATGAGATTATTGAAGCGGTCGATACGTTCAAGGCTGATCTGGCTATCGCGGCTGAGCATGTACAGGTTCTGAGCGAGAACGCACAGGTAACGCCTGCGGTGTCCGGGCCGACCTACATTCAGGCTGACGAGGCGGGCCAGTACCGCATTATTGTCAGCATCATGTCTCCTGAGCCTGAGCTTGCGCAGAGCGCCTGCAACCTGACTCTGAATGGACAAGCGGTAACCACCATTCAGACGAACGGAACGGAAGGCCGGTGGATCAGACAGAAGCTGGTCAAGGTTGAACTGGAAGCCGGACGGTATGAGCTGAAGCTCGACTTCGTCAAGCCCGGTCTGCAGATTGAATGGATTGAATTCAAGCAGGTATAG
- a CDS encoding helix-turn-helix transcriptional regulator, with protein sequence MIVSEKVGKRIATLRKTKGLSQEQLAELLHVSAQAVSKWETGKSLPETATLPLLSATLNHSIDSILLPQELVVLSAIYTDGQQELDVTQLVNQFVASDRLSLIPGEHLFPHSWNDSRLKLLLVTYETPDGMYSTFVLKDQLLTIDIHSNGYVSSSNELQIIAAHYGDEQAYRSVADKMKHYEHFRWTQFTATHELFPSLVDCGGQDYLLLVYLNAEGIHAVSCAEGEQIHYSGDRSYLYQTRSSRDECIIEGLPRLGFGRGQDCSWAGAMMLALTARDIETTYEQVMGYSGACWRVAFEPVWDFSAADALVVYDYSIPACKAYGLSAHQANRLEPQQRTAEKLAILEDIRQGRLPLAINLRVAPEWGVITGYLAEGDVLLCRSYFDDETFSELEADPEFQAHMRISQGYLHVDQWPYRIIRLGEQTAVPSALENLYASLHIKLESMQPETIASNSTYAVGYKALELWREGLLDHPWYAAADEETFSRRLSVNHFCMMALADARRCAAAYLSDSLTLVHDPQQQAALAEMTEIYGEMAGLLDRYYKEMSDPTVLRTTGTAPRANWTTRQREQQAELLAKVASLEHQGDTLAQTVLSLTY encoded by the coding sequence ATGATCGTTAGCGAGAAAGTTGGTAAACGGATTGCTACCCTCCGCAAAACGAAAGGCTTGTCCCAGGAACAATTAGCGGAACTGCTCCATGTCAGCGCCCAGGCGGTATCCAAATGGGAGACCGGCAAGTCTCTGCCGGAGACGGCCACCCTTCCCCTGCTGTCCGCCACATTGAATCACTCTATTGACAGCATCCTGCTGCCCCAGGAGCTTGTGGTGCTCTCGGCAATCTATACGGATGGACAGCAGGAGCTGGATGTTACCCAGCTTGTGAACCAGTTCGTAGCTTCAGACCGATTAAGCTTAATCCCCGGGGAGCACCTCTTTCCCCACTCCTGGAATGACAGCCGCCTGAAGCTGCTGCTTGTTACCTATGAGACCCCTGACGGTATGTATTCGACCTTTGTGCTGAAGGACCAGCTGCTTACGATAGATATCCATTCGAACGGGTATGTATCAAGCAGTAATGAGCTGCAGATTATTGCTGCACATTATGGGGATGAACAGGCATACCGCAGCGTTGCGGACAAAATGAAGCATTACGAGCATTTCCGCTGGACTCAGTTCACCGCCACACATGAGCTGTTTCCCAGTCTGGTCGACTGCGGCGGTCAAGACTACCTGCTGCTGGTCTACCTGAATGCCGAAGGTATTCATGCCGTAAGCTGCGCGGAAGGCGAACAGATTCATTACAGCGGGGACCGCAGTTATCTCTACCAGACCCGTTCCTCCCGGGATGAATGCATTATTGAAGGGCTTCCGCGACTGGGCTTCGGACGGGGGCAGGATTGCTCCTGGGCAGGAGCCATGATGCTCGCTCTTACCGCCAGAGACATAGAGACCACGTATGAGCAGGTGATGGGCTATTCGGGAGCCTGCTGGAGAGTGGCTTTTGAACCGGTATGGGACTTCAGTGCTGCGGATGCCCTTGTCGTCTATGACTATTCTATCCCCGCCTGCAAGGCTTATGGACTAAGCGCCCACCAGGCCAACCGGTTAGAGCCGCAGCAGCGCACAGCCGAGAAGCTGGCGATTCTGGAGGATATCCGCCAAGGCAGACTGCCCCTTGCCATTAACCTCAGGGTAGCGCCGGAGTGGGGAGTCATTACAGGATATCTGGCGGAGGGGGATGTGCTGCTGTGCCGCAGTTATTTTGACGATGAAACCTTCAGTGAGCTTGAAGCTGATCCTGAATTCCAGGCTCATATGAGGATAAGCCAAGGGTATCTCCATGTGGATCAATGGCCTTACCGGATCATCCGGTTGGGCGAGCAGACGGCGGTCCCTTCTGCCTTGGAGAATCTGTATGCCTCGCTTCATATTAAGCTGGAATCGATGCAGCCTGAGACCATAGCCAGTAACAGCACTTATGCTGTAGGATACAAAGCGCTGGAGCTATGGAGAGAGGGGCTCCTGGATCATCCATGGTATGCCGCAGCGGACGAAGAAACCTTCAGCCGCAGGTTATCCGTTAATCACTTCTGCATGATGGCCCTGGCAGATGCCCGCCGCTGCGCCGCCGCCTACTTAAGTGACTCTCTGACGCTGGTGCATGACCCGCAACAACAAGCTGCCTTAGCGGAGATGACTGAGATCTACGGAGAGATGGCTGGTCTGCTGGATAGATACTATAAGGAGATGTCCGACCCGACAGTTCTCCGCACAACCGGCACTGCCCCGAGAGCCAACTGGACGACCCGACAGCGTGAGCAGCAGGCAGAGCTTCTGGCGAAGGTTGCTTCGCTGGAGCATCAGGGAGATACTCTTGCGCAAACGGTGCTGAGCCTAACTTATTAG
- a CDS encoding glycoside hydrolase family 18 protein, with protein MQIHVVQPGQTLYGIAQAYGISTDTITEANQLSAPGRLVAGQALVIPIAGQYYWVQPGDSYYSIAKRFGLKASEVAEVNGLTLNQPLQVGLRLYLPPGPRRQAEVNAYVEPRGESVSQPLQNAAREAAPELTYLAPFSFRIKRDGTLVPPPLDGLASIAAEHQVTLMMVVTNLEDAQFSSELGRIILNDQEVQDRLLENIIAEAKRLNFRDIHFDLEFLRPEDREAYNTFLRKAADVIHKEGFLLSTALAPKTSASQVGAWYTAHDYKVHGEVADFVIIMTYEWGYSGGPAMPVSPIGPVRQVLTYAASEMPAGKIMMGQNLYGYDWTLPFVAGGQYAKALSPQAAIDLARNRNAGIQYDNRAQAPHFNYTDDEGRQHTVWFEDARSIQAKFDLIKELGLRGISYWKLGLPFPQNWLLLEDNFKVVKK; from the coding sequence ATGCAAATACATGTAGTGCAGCCGGGCCAGACGCTGTATGGCATTGCGCAGGCCTACGGAATCAGCACAGATACGATAACTGAGGCGAATCAGCTCTCTGCGCCGGGAAGACTGGTGGCGGGGCAGGCGCTGGTAATCCCGATTGCCGGGCAATATTATTGGGTGCAGCCGGGCGACAGCTACTACAGCATCGCCAAGCGGTTCGGCCTGAAGGCAAGCGAGGTGGCTGAGGTGAACGGGCTGACGCTGAATCAGCCGCTGCAGGTCGGGCTCCGGCTGTACCTTCCCCCTGGACCGAGGCGGCAAGCGGAAGTGAACGCATATGTGGAGCCGCGGGGGGAGAGTGTCTCCCAGCCGCTGCAGAATGCTGCACGTGAGGCTGCTCCTGAGCTGACGTATCTCGCACCGTTCAGCTTCCGGATCAAGCGGGACGGAACACTGGTACCGCCGCCTCTGGACGGCCTCGCCTCCATTGCCGCAGAGCATCAGGTGACGCTGATGATGGTTGTGACGAATCTGGAGGATGCCCAGTTCAGCTCGGAGCTTGGGCGCATCATTCTGAATGATCAGGAGGTCCAGGACCGGCTGCTTGAGAATATCATTGCGGAAGCGAAGCGGCTGAACTTCCGGGATATCCACTTTGATCTGGAGTTTCTCCGGCCGGAGGACCGTGAAGCATACAACACTTTTCTGCGGAAGGCGGCAGACGTCATTCACAAGGAGGGCTTCCTGTTGTCCACCGCCCTTGCCCCCAAGACCAGCGCGTCACAGGTTGGGGCCTGGTATACGGCGCATGACTACAAGGTCCACGGCGAGGTGGCTGACTTCGTCATTATTATGACGTATGAATGGGGCTACAGCGGGGGGCCGGCGATGCCTGTCTCGCCCATCGGGCCTGTCCGTCAGGTGCTGACTTATGCAGCAAGCGAGATGCCCGCCGGTAAAATCATGATGGGCCAGAATCTGTACGGTTATGATTGGACACTGCCTTTTGTAGCAGGGGGGCAATATGCGAAAGCGCTCAGTCCGCAGGCAGCCATTGATCTGGCAAGGAACAGGAATGCAGGCATTCAGTATGACAATAGAGCCCAGGCGCCGCACTTCAATTACACCGATGACGAGGGGCGGCAGCATACGGTATGGTTTGAGGATGCCCGCTCGATTCAGGCTAAGTTCGATTTGATCAAGGAGTTAGGGCTGCGGGGCATCAGCTACTGGAAGCTGGGCCTGCCTTTTCCGCAGAATTGGCTGCTGCTGGAAGACAACTTCAAGGTGGTCAAAAAATAG
- a CDS encoding putative DNA modification/repair radical SAM protein has protein sequence MEKLEILTASAKYDVACTSSGSDRKGQAGTLGNTSAMGICHSFAADGRCISLLKVLMTNGCVYDCAYCINRKSNPIRRAAFTPEEIADITMQFYRRNYIEGLFLSSGIMRSPDYTTEQLIGALELLRNVYHFNGYIHVKAIPGADEALLSRLGLLADRMSVNIELPSQESLGRLAPDKSKVSILKPMGLISSRIKENRSDIVRYNHAPRFAPAGQSTQMIVGATPDTDYQILNLTEGLYRKYSLKRVFFSAYTPVVEDSLLPALDTKPPLLREHRLYQADWLLRFYGFKANELLDEAVPNFNPLLDPKCSWAVNHREQFPVEINRAPYEMLLRVPGIGVRSAQRIVKARRAGALDFHALKKLGVVLKRAQFFITCKDKPLEGLKVSEHTLLRSLMSGEQLALQQPQVEQLTLFDDFNLSALPAADSWNLLKKGAKA, from the coding sequence ATGGAGAAACTAGAGATTCTGACCGCTTCAGCCAAATACGATGTGGCGTGCACTTCAAGCGGTTCCGACCGTAAGGGCCAGGCCGGGACGCTCGGCAACACCTCTGCGATGGGCATCTGCCACAGCTTCGCGGCGGACGGCCGCTGTATTTCGCTGCTGAAGGTGCTTATGACCAACGGCTGTGTATATGATTGTGCCTATTGCATCAACCGCAAGTCCAACCCCATTCGCCGGGCGGCCTTCACCCCCGAAGAGATCGCAGATATCACCATGCAATTCTACCGCCGTAATTATATAGAAGGATTATTTCTCAGCTCAGGCATTATGCGCAGTCCCGACTACACCACCGAGCAGTTAATCGGCGCACTTGAGCTGCTGCGCAATGTCTATCATTTCAACGGTTATATTCATGTAAAAGCCATCCCCGGAGCAGACGAAGCCCTGCTGTCCAGACTTGGGCTGCTCGCCGACCGCATGAGCGTCAACATCGAACTGCCCTCGCAGGAGAGTCTTGGACGGCTCGCCCCCGATAAGAGCAAGGTATCCATCCTGAAGCCGATGGGGCTGATTAGCAGCCGGATCAAGGAGAACCGCTCCGATATCGTCCGGTATAATCACGCGCCCCGCTTCGCTCCGGCCGGACAGAGCACCCAGATGATCGTGGGGGCAACGCCAGATACGGATTACCAGATTCTTAATCTGACGGAGGGATTATACCGCAAATACTCGCTCAAGCGCGTCTTCTTCTCCGCCTACACCCCGGTTGTGGAGGATTCCCTCCTGCCCGCTCTCGACACCAAGCCACCGCTGCTGCGGGAACACCGGCTCTATCAAGCCGATTGGCTCCTGCGTTTCTACGGCTTCAAGGCGAATGAATTATTGGATGAGGCCGTGCCGAACTTCAATCCGCTGCTGGACCCCAAATGCAGTTGGGCCGTTAACCACCGGGAGCAGTTCCCCGTTGAGATCAACCGCGCCCCTTACGAAATGCTGCTGCGTGTACCCGGCATCGGCGTAAGAAGCGCACAGCGGATCGTGAAGGCCAGACGGGCCGGAGCGCTCGATTTCCATGCGCTGAAGAAGCTGGGAGTGGTCCTCAAGCGTGCTCAGTTCTTCATCACCTGTAAGGACAAACCGCTGGAGGGACTGAAGGTAAGCGAGCACACCCTGCTTCGCTCACTCATGTCCGGGGAGCAGCTCGCTCTCCAGCAGCCGCAGGTGGAGCAACTCACGCTGTTCGACGACTTCAACCTGTCAGCACTTCCGGCAGCAGATAGTTGGAACCTGCTCAAGAAGGGGGCGAAGGCCTGA
- a CDS encoding GNAT family N-acetyltransferase, whose protein sequence is MTDIGKLAAFICARNAGDQQCGYVGSTLEDVMHDLSDGMEEASLVLYEGERITGAIILDIYDVGGGQEDIEVWGPYYSAHPEEELQRLFNYLSETAQAGAIRYVHLFISGDNTALIEYVARYRAEKVNTHYHYSIAIASAPDNIRRMHPGLSILPVTEPASRWTGEILDLHNQQFQGAILTPEEITAEIEDSSNSEYDVQAVLNEGRFTGYIIVRRNARTGTLHLEYLCIRPEERSRGIGRQLIACLAEKYKGLGYSGISLVVGEENTAAIRFYDKNGFTMDRVMKHILIGGGF, encoded by the coding sequence TTGACTGATATCGGGAAGTTAGCGGCGTTCATCTGCGCCCGTAATGCAGGAGACCAGCAGTGCGGGTATGTAGGCAGTACGCTGGAGGATGTTATGCATGACCTTAGTGATGGTATGGAGGAAGCAAGTCTGGTGCTGTATGAAGGAGAACGTATTACTGGCGCGATTATCCTGGACATCTATGATGTTGGGGGCGGGCAAGAGGATATTGAGGTATGGGGCCCTTATTATTCAGCGCACCCTGAAGAAGAGCTTCAGCGCTTATTCAACTACCTGAGTGAGACTGCTCAAGCTGGAGCTATAAGGTACGTCCATCTTTTTATTAGCGGTGATAATACTGCGCTCATTGAATATGTTGCCCGCTATCGGGCTGAGAAGGTGAACACGCATTACCACTACTCGATCGCTATAGCATCAGCGCCTGACAACATCCGCCGCATGCACCCTGGCTTGTCTATTCTGCCCGTCACAGAGCCTGCCTCCAGGTGGACCGGGGAGATTCTCGATCTGCATAATCAGCAATTTCAAGGCGCAATTCTTACCCCGGAGGAGATTACTGCAGAGATAGAAGACAGCAGCAACAGTGAATATGACGTTCAAGCTGTCCTTAATGAGGGCCGGTTCACCGGATACATAATTGTTAGAAGAAATGCACGGACCGGCACCCTTCATCTGGAGTACCTATGTATTCGGCCCGAAGAGAGAAGCCGGGGCATAGGCAGGCAACTGATTGCCTGTCTGGCAGAGAAGTACAAAGGGCTGGGTTATTCGGGTATCAGCTTGGTTGTCGGCGAAGAGAATACAGCTGCCATCCGCTTCTACGACAAGAACGGGTTCACCATGGACCGTGTCATGAAGCATATCCTTATTGGGGGCGGGTTCTGA